The Desulfovibrio aminophilus genome window below encodes:
- a CDS encoding ABC transporter ATP-binding protein yields the protein MAELVLSDISVRFGGLQALTDVSFEVRPGQVVGLIGPNGAGKTTVFNVITGVYATCGGAATYDGTSILGLRPYQILARGIARTFQNIRLFQNMTALENVMVAQHCRSKAKVLGAILRSPSQRREEARIRDKAMRALEFMGLAPKAHEVASNLAYGLQRRLEIARALASEPKTILLDEPAAGLNPAESKELMETIGRIAGLGVNVLMVEHDMKVVMGICDSIVVLDHGVLIAKGTPAEIRGNPTVIEAYLGHA from the coding sequence ATGGCTGAACTCGTCCTCTCCGACATCAGCGTCCGGTTCGGCGGACTCCAGGCCCTCACCGACGTGAGCTTCGAAGTGCGGCCGGGGCAGGTCGTGGGCCTCATCGGGCCCAACGGCGCGGGCAAGACCACGGTCTTCAACGTCATCACCGGCGTCTACGCCACCTGCGGAGGCGCGGCGACCTACGACGGGACCTCCATCCTGGGCCTGCGGCCGTACCAGATCCTGGCCCGGGGCATCGCCCGGACCTTCCAGAACATCCGCCTCTTCCAGAACATGACCGCCTTGGAAAACGTCATGGTGGCCCAGCACTGCCGCAGCAAGGCCAAGGTGCTCGGCGCCATTCTGCGCAGCCCCTCCCAGCGCCGGGAGGAGGCCCGCATCCGCGACAAGGCCATGCGGGCCCTGGAATTCATGGGCCTCGCGCCCAAGGCCCACGAGGTCGCCAGCAACCTCGCCTACGGCCTGCAGCGCCGCCTGGAGATCGCCCGGGCCCTGGCCTCCGAGCCCAAGACCATCCTGCTCGACGAGCCCGCCGCGGGGCTGAACCCCGCCGAGAGCAAGGAGCTCATGGAGACCATCGGCCGCATCGCCGGCCTGGGCGTGAACGTGCTCATGGTCGAGCACGACATGAAGGTGGTCATGGGCATCTGCGACAGCATCGTGGTGCTGGATCATGGTGTGTTGATCGCCAAGGGGACGCCGGCGGAAATCCGCGGCAACCCCACGGTGATCGAAGCATATCTGGGTCACGCCTGA
- a CDS encoding branched-chain amino acid ABC transporter substrate-binding protein has product MNRIALKVLSLALAVILAAPAAALAADVLKVGTLSPLTGPYAADGNDIANGARAAVEVVKDQGGIPGFKDIVVQAEDSICDPRQAVAAANKLINEKVPVVVGAYCSSATIPASETLAEADIVMITPASTNEKVTERGLKYMFRTCGRDDDQSKVAIKFIKDFIKGGTVYIVDDKTTYSQGLADNLEKLAGAQGVKVLGHEHVNQGDKDFSAVLTKVKAANPAVFYVSLQNSASGALMLIQAKRMGISAKILAQDAVYHPQLMEIAKDAAEGVFLTFGYTDKETPAYKAFYAKYQPKYGEPGAYSAYAYDSAMAYLMAVKAVGSTDPAKVREAMLKNKFQGASKKINYLENGDSGSNYIIQTVKGGKFTNYWNPETGKLY; this is encoded by the coding sequence ATGAATCGCATCGCGCTGAAAGTCCTGTCCCTGGCCCTGGCGGTCATTCTGGCCGCCCCCGCGGCGGCCTTGGCCGCCGACGTGCTCAAGGTCGGCACCCTGAGCCCGCTCACCGGACCCTACGCCGCCGACGGCAACGACATCGCCAACGGCGCGCGCGCCGCCGTCGAGGTCGTCAAGGACCAGGGCGGCATCCCCGGCTTCAAGGACATCGTGGTCCAGGCCGAGGACTCCATCTGCGATCCCCGCCAGGCCGTGGCCGCCGCCAACAAGCTCATCAACGAGAAGGTCCCGGTCGTGGTCGGCGCCTACTGCTCCAGCGCCACCATCCCGGCCTCCGAGACCCTGGCCGAGGCCGACATCGTCATGATCACCCCGGCCTCCACCAACGAGAAGGTCACCGAGCGCGGGCTGAAGTACATGTTCCGCACCTGCGGCCGCGACGACGACCAGTCCAAGGTGGCCATCAAGTTCATCAAGGACTTCATCAAGGGCGGCACCGTCTACATCGTGGACGACAAGACCACCTACTCCCAGGGCCTGGCCGACAACCTGGAGAAGCTGGCCGGCGCCCAGGGCGTGAAGGTCCTCGGGCATGAGCACGTGAACCAGGGCGACAAGGACTTCTCGGCCGTGCTGACCAAGGTCAAGGCCGCCAATCCCGCCGTGTTCTACGTCAGCCTCCAGAACTCCGCCTCCGGCGCCCTCATGCTCATCCAGGCCAAGCGCATGGGCATCAGCGCCAAGATCCTGGCCCAGGACGCCGTGTACCATCCGCAGCTCATGGAGATCGCCAAGGACGCCGCCGAGGGCGTGTTCCTGACCTTCGGCTACACCGACAAGGAAACCCCGGCCTACAAGGCCTTCTACGCCAAGTACCAGCCCAAGTACGGCGAGCCCGGCGCGTACTCGGCCTATGCCTACGACTCCGCCATGGCCTACCTCATGGCCGTGAAGGCCGTCGGCTCCACCGACCCGGCCAAGGTCCGCGAGGCCATGCTCAAGAACAAGTTCCAGGGCGCCTCCAAGAAGATCAACTACCTGGAGAACGGCGACTCCGGCTCCAACTACATCATTCAGACGGTCAAGGGCGGGAAGTTCACCAACTACTGGAACCCCGAGACCGGCAAGCTCTACTAG
- a CDS encoding branched-chain amino acid ABC transporter permease — translation MEYFVQQLINGITLGGVYALVALGYTMVYGIIQLINFAHGEFFAAGGYMGVIMLTWLSAQGVPPTVCLVLSLILTMGYCALLATAVEKVAYKPLRNSSRLSVLLSALGMSIFLQNGLMLTQGVYDKAYPTEMTQGGLHFGMVTLSYMQIIIVVVTAVLLVGLNTLVFRTRIGKAMRATAQDKTMSALVGINSGRIITITFAIGAGLAAAAGIMVGLYYGSVRYDMGFVPGIKAFAAAVLGGIGNITGAMLGGFIIGMVEIMAAGYLSSEYKDVFAFIILIAVLYFMPTGIMGENVDDTRV, via the coding sequence ATGGAATATTTCGTTCAGCAGCTCATCAACGGGATCACCCTGGGCGGCGTCTACGCCCTCGTGGCCCTGGGCTACACCATGGTCTACGGCATCATCCAGCTCATCAACTTCGCCCACGGCGAGTTCTTCGCCGCCGGCGGATACATGGGCGTGATCATGCTCACCTGGCTCTCGGCCCAGGGCGTGCCCCCCACGGTCTGTCTCGTCCTCTCGCTGATCCTGACCATGGGCTACTGCGCCCTGCTGGCCACGGCCGTGGAGAAGGTGGCCTACAAGCCCCTGCGCAACTCCTCGCGCCTCTCCGTGCTCCTCTCGGCCCTGGGCATGTCCATCTTTCTCCAGAACGGCCTCATGCTCACCCAGGGCGTCTACGACAAGGCCTACCCCACGGAGATGACCCAGGGCGGCCTGCACTTCGGCATGGTCACGCTCTCCTACATGCAGATCATCATCGTGGTCGTGACCGCCGTGCTCCTGGTGGGCCTGAACACCCTGGTCTTCCGCACCCGCATCGGCAAGGCCATGCGCGCCACGGCCCAGGACAAGACCATGAGCGCCCTGGTGGGCATCAACTCCGGGCGCATCATCACCATCACCTTCGCCATCGGCGCGGGGCTGGCCGCCGCCGCGGGCATCATGGTCGGCCTGTACTACGGCTCCGTGCGCTACGACATGGGCTTCGTGCCCGGCATCAAGGCCTTCGCCGCCGCCGTTCTCGGGGGCATCGGCAACATCACCGGAGCCATGCTCGGCGGATTCATCATCGGCATGGTGGAGATCATGGCCGCGGGCTACCTCTCCAGCGAGTACAAGGACGTGTTCGCCTTCATCATCCTCATCGCCGTGCTCTACTTCATGCCCACCGGCATCATGGGGGAGAACGTTGACGACACTCGCGTCTAA
- the livM gene encoding high-affinity branched-chain amino acid ABC transporter permease LivM, giving the protein MTTLASKRHWASFGIGLVWFFFILWPLMGIKPEGLEFGPALEVWAKVAVAALFLFVLWGLKRQGSLDFIIAPAGRLAQSLAAPARALPRWAPILAVAALAFVFPFLNERYAIDVAINVLVYICLGLGLNVVVGLAGLLDLGYIAFYGVGAYTYALLSVHFGLSFWLCLPIAAGFAAVAGCIIGYPTLRMRGDYLAIVTLGFGEIVRIVLNNWMSLTNGPNGILGVKAPKVLWMDAGHWTLVSLRNLTGLYFVILFLAVLTIIAVHRLNFSRIGRAWEAIREDETAAQLMGVNTFALKLLAYAMGAVFGGLAGCFFAARMRFVSPESFTFMESAMVLAMVVLGGMGSIPGVILGALALIALPEVFRGFELYRMLVFGGVMAVMMILKPKGLWPAKRVGGRSEEKGHA; this is encoded by the coding sequence TTGACGACACTCGCGTCTAAGCGCCACTGGGCATCCTTCGGAATCGGCCTCGTCTGGTTCTTCTTCATCCTCTGGCCGCTCATGGGCATCAAACCCGAGGGCCTGGAGTTCGGGCCCGCCCTGGAGGTCTGGGCCAAGGTCGCCGTGGCCGCCCTGTTCCTGTTCGTGCTCTGGGGCCTCAAGCGCCAGGGCTCCCTCGACTTCATCATCGCCCCTGCCGGCCGCTTGGCCCAGTCCCTGGCCGCCCCGGCCCGCGCCCTGCCGCGCTGGGCGCCCATCCTCGCCGTGGCCGCCCTCGCCTTCGTCTTCCCGTTCCTCAACGAACGCTACGCCATCGACGTGGCCATCAATGTGCTCGTCTACATCTGCCTCGGCCTGGGCCTGAACGTCGTGGTCGGCCTGGCCGGGCTGCTGGACCTGGGCTACATCGCCTTCTACGGCGTGGGGGCCTACACCTACGCCCTGCTCTCCGTGCACTTCGGCCTGTCCTTCTGGCTCTGCCTGCCCATCGCGGCGGGCTTCGCGGCCGTGGCCGGGTGCATCATCGGCTATCCCACGCTGCGCATGCGCGGCGACTACCTGGCCATCGTCACCCTGGGCTTCGGCGAGATCGTGCGCATCGTGCTCAACAACTGGATGAGCCTGACCAACGGGCCCAACGGCATCCTCGGCGTGAAGGCCCCCAAGGTCCTCTGGATGGACGCCGGGCACTGGACCCTGGTGTCCCTGCGCAACCTCACCGGGCTCTACTTCGTCATTCTTTTTCTGGCCGTGCTGACCATCATCGCCGTGCACCGCCTGAACTTCTCGCGCATCGGGCGGGCCTGGGAAGCCATCCGCGAGGACGAGACCGCGGCCCAGCTCATGGGCGTGAACACCTTCGCCCTCAAGCTCCTGGCCTACGCCATGGGCGCGGTCTTCGGCGGCCTCGCGGGCTGCTTCTTCGCCGCCCGCATGCGCTTCGTCTCCCCGGAGTCCTTCACCTTCATGGAGTCGGCCATGGTCCTGGCCATGGTGGTCCTGGGCGGCATGGGCTCCATCCCCGGCGTGATCCTCGGGGCCCTGGCCCTCATCGCCCTGCCCGAGGTCTTCCGCGGCTTCGAGCTCTACCGCATGCTCGTCTTCGGCGGGGTCATGGCCGTGATGATGATCCTCAAACCCAAGGGACTCTGGCCCGCCAAGCGCGTGGGCGGCCGTTCCGAGGAAAAGGGCCACGCATGA
- a CDS encoding ABC transporter ATP-binding protein, with protein sequence MSDAILELRDVHAGYGNIKALKGVSLAVMPGEIVTIIGANGAGKSTTLMAICNIVPATQGQVLYQGAPVAAVSPDRLPAMGLCQVPEGRRIFPRLSVLENLEMGAFLRTDTEHVAFDLDKVFGFFPVLKERKHQPGGTLSGGEQQMLAIGRALMSRPKVLLLDEPSLGLAPLIVQRIFDIIKTINREEGVTVLLVEQNANLALQTASRGYVLETGNVVLEDTSANLLANPDIRKAYLGE encoded by the coding sequence ATGAGCGACGCCATCCTGGAGTTGCGCGACGTCCACGCCGGATACGGCAACATCAAGGCCCTCAAGGGCGTCTCCCTGGCCGTCATGCCCGGCGAGATCGTGACCATCATCGGGGCCAACGGCGCGGGCAAGAGCACCACGCTCATGGCCATCTGCAACATCGTGCCCGCCACCCAGGGACAAGTCCTCTACCAGGGCGCGCCCGTGGCCGCCGTGTCCCCGGACCGCCTGCCCGCCATGGGCCTGTGCCAGGTGCCCGAGGGACGCCGCATCTTCCCCCGCCTGAGCGTGCTGGAGAACCTGGAGATGGGCGCGTTCCTGCGCACGGACACGGAACACGTGGCCTTCGACCTGGACAAGGTCTTCGGCTTCTTCCCGGTGCTCAAGGAACGCAAGCACCAGCCCGGCGGCACCCTCTCCGGCGGCGAGCAGCAGATGCTGGCCATCGGCCGGGCCCTCATGTCCCGGCCCAAGGTCCTGCTCCTGGACGAGCCCTCCCTGGGCCTGGCCCCGCTCATCGTCCAGCGCATCTTCGACATCATCAAGACCATCAACCGCGAGGAGGGCGTGACCGTGCTCCTCGTGGAGCAGAACGCCAACCTGGCGCTCCAGACGGCCTCCCGGGGCTACGTCCTGGAGACCGGCAACGTGGTCCTCGAAGACACCAGCGCCAACCTCCTGGCCAACCCCGACATCCGCAAGGCCTACCTCGGCGAATAA
- a CDS encoding NAD(P)H-hydrate dehydratase, with the protein MLAVIGTLPEPDAPLLAGTAEWDGEALFVAGTAVDVARGTPALLAAASATALALGREAPHAVLAGDIGTGHGSRAVYAHLERTLPSSRFSVLAFHYLQPDVDWHNKVLFAAQAMRPRPLLLADAGFMYAAKMSGQAQEYDLFTPDAGELAFLADETAPHPFYARGFLLSQDNRVPDLVQRAHAHANAARHLLVKGEVDHVVRDGEILGSVDAPSEEALEAMGGTGDTLTGVAAALIEAGWDIPRACLAGARVNRLAGALLRPTPASQVRELAARIPEALETVLREEGL; encoded by the coding sequence GTGCTCGCGGTGATCGGCACCCTGCCCGAGCCGGACGCGCCCCTGCTCGCCGGAACGGCGGAATGGGACGGAGAGGCGCTCTTCGTGGCCGGGACGGCCGTGGACGTGGCCCGGGGCACCCCGGCCCTGCTGGCCGCCGCCTCGGCGACCGCGCTGGCGTTGGGCCGCGAGGCCCCGCACGCCGTGCTGGCCGGGGACATCGGCACGGGCCACGGCAGCCGCGCGGTCTACGCCCACCTGGAACGGACCCTGCCGTCCAGCCGCTTTTCCGTGCTGGCCTTCCACTACCTCCAGCCGGACGTGGACTGGCACAACAAGGTGCTCTTCGCGGCCCAGGCCATGCGGCCCAGGCCCCTGCTCCTGGCCGACGCGGGCTTCATGTACGCGGCCAAGATGAGCGGCCAGGCCCAGGAATACGACCTGTTCACCCCGGACGCCGGAGAGCTGGCCTTCCTGGCCGACGAGACCGCGCCGCACCCGTTCTATGCCCGGGGATTTCTGCTCAGCCAGGACAACCGCGTGCCGGACCTGGTCCAACGGGCCCACGCGCACGCCAACGCGGCCCGGCACCTGCTGGTCAAGGGCGAGGTGGACCACGTGGTCCGGGACGGCGAGATTCTCGGCAGCGTGGACGCGCCCTCGGAGGAGGCCCTGGAGGCCATGGGCGGCACGGGCGACACCCTCACCGGCGTCGCGGCGGCGCTCATCGAGGCGGGCTGGGACATCCCCCGGGCCTGCCTGGCCGGGGCGCGGGTCAACCGGCTGGCCGGGGCCCTGCTGCGGCCCACGCCCGCCAGCCAGGTGCGGGAGCTGGCCGCGCGCATCCCGGAGGCCCTGGAAACCGTGCTGCGCGAGGAAGGTCTGTGA